In Camelus dromedarius isolate mCamDro1 chromosome 24, mCamDro1.pat, whole genome shotgun sequence, one genomic interval encodes:
- the SCNN1G gene encoding amiloride-sensitive sodium channel subunit gamma, which yields MAPGEKIKAKIKKNLPVKGPQAPTIKELMRWYCLNTNTHGCRRIVVSRGRLRRLLWILFTLTAVALIFWQCALLILSFYTVSVSIKVHFQKLDFPAVTICNINPYKYSAVRDLLADLEQETREALKTLYGFPEITSRKRRESGSWRSASEGTGSKFLNLVPLLAFNQSERNKARDFLTGRKRKVSGSIIHKASDVMHGHESKEVVGFQLCSNDTSDCAVYTFSSGVNAIREWYKLHYMNIMAQVSLEKKINMSYSAEELLVNCFFDGVSCDARNFTLFHHPMYGNCYTFNNRQNETVLSTSMGGSEYGLQVILHINEEEYNPFLVSSTGAKVIVHRQDEYPFIEDVGTEIETAMATSIGMHLTESFKLSEPYSQCTEDGSEVPIQNIYNASYSLQICLHSCFQAKMVEKCGCAQYSKPLPPKVNYCNYQQHPNWMYCFYQLHQAFVREELGCQSVCREACSFKEWSLTTSLAQWPSEVSEKWLLSVLTWDQSQQIKKKLNKTDLAKLLIFYKDLNQRSIMESPANSIEMLLSNIGGQLGLWMSCSVVCVIEIIEVFFIDSLSIIARHQWHKAKEWWARRQAPACPEAPPCSPQGQVNPVLEPDDDLPTFTSALCLPPAPGAQVPGTPPPKYNTLRLERTFSSQLTDTQVPPESPES from the exons ATGGCTCCTGGAGAGAAGATCAAAGCcaaaatcaagaagaatctgCCCGTGAAGGGGCCTCAGGCACCTACCATTAAAGAGCTGATGCGGTGGTACTGTCTCAACACCAACACGCACGGCTGCCGGCGCATCGTGGTGTCCCGGGGCCGCCTCCGGCGCCTGCTCTGGATTCTGTTTACACTGACGGCCGTGGCCCTTATTTTCTGGCAGTGTGCCCTCCTCATCTTATCCTTCTACACCGTCTCTGTCTCCATCAAAGTCCACTTCCAGAAGCTGGATTTTCCTGCCGTCACCATCTGCAACATCAATCCTTACAA GTACAGTGCCGTGCGAGACCTTCTAGCCGACTTGGAACAGGAGACCAGAGAAGCCTTGAAGACGCTGTACGGCTTTCCAGAGATTACGTCTCGGAAACGTCGGGAGTCCGGGTCCTGGAGATCAGCCTCAGAGGGCACTGGGTCGAAATTCCTCAACCTGGTCCCGCTGCTGGCCTTCAATCAGAGTGAGAGGAACAAGGCCAGGGACTTCCTCACAGGGCGGAAGCGGAAAGTCAGCGGGAGCATCATTCACAAGGCATCAGATGTCATGCACGGCCACGAGTCCAAGGAGGTGGTGGGATTCCAGCTG TGTTCCAATGACACATCCGACTGTGCCGTCTACACCTTCAGCTCGGGGGTCAATGCCATCCGGGAGTGGTACAAGCTACACTACATGAACATCATGGCACAGGTGTCTCTGGAGAAGAAAATCAACATGAGCTACTCTGCTGAGGAGCTGCTGGTTAACTGCTTCTTTGATGGCGTGTCCTGCGATGCCAG GAACTTCACACTTTTCCATCATCCAATGTATGGGAATTGCTACACGTTCAACAACAGACAAAATGAGACCGTCCTCAGCACCTCCATGGGGGGCAGTGAATATG GGCTGCAGGTCATCTTGCACATAAATGAAGAGGAGTATAACCCCTTCCTGGTGTCTTCTACTGGAGCTAAGGTGATTGTCCATCGGCAGGATGAATACCCCTTCATCGAGGACGTGGGAACAGAGATTGAGACGGCCATGGCCACCTCCATAGGGATGCACCTG ACGGAGTCCTTCAAGCTGAGCGAGCCTTACAGCCAGTGCACAGAGGATGGGAGTGAAGTGCCGATCCAGAACATCTACAATGCTTCATATTCCCTCCAG ATCTGCCTTCACTCGTGCTTCCAGGCGAAGATGGTGGAGAAATGTGGGTGTGCCCAGTACAGCAAGCCTCTACCTCCAAAAGTCAACTATTGCAACTACCAGCAGCACCCCAACTGGA TGTACTGCTTCTACCAACTGCACCAGGCCTTCGTACGGGAAGAGCTGGGCTGCCAGTCGGTGTGTCGGGAAGCCTGCAG CTTTAAAGAGTGGTCACTGACCACCAGCCTGGCGCAGTGGCCATCTGAGGTTTCCGAG AAATGGTTGCTGTCCGTTCTCACTTGGGACCAAAGccagcaaataaagaaaaaactcaacAA GACAGACTTGGCCAAACTCTTGATATTCTACAAAGACCTGAACCAGAGATCCATCATGGAGAGCCCCGCCAACAGC ATCGAGATGCTTCTGTCCAACATCGGTGGCCAGCTGGGCCTGTGGATGAGCTGCTCCGTGGTCTGTGTCATTGAGATCATCGAGGTCTTCTTCATCGACTCCCTCTCCATCATTGCCCGCCACCAGTGGCACAAAGCCAAGGAGTGGTGGGCCCGGAGACAGGCGCCTGCCTGCCCCGAggctcctccctgcagccctcagGGCCAGGTCAACCCCGTCCTTGAGCCAGATGATGACCTGCCTACTTTCACCTCGGCCTTGTGTCtacctccagccccaggggcccaggTGCCCGGCACGCCGCCCCCCAAATACAACACCTTGCGCTTGGAAAGGACCTTCTCCAGCCAACTCACAGATACCCAGGTGCCACCTGAGTCACCTGAGTCCTGA